The nucleotide window GGAGAGAGGGTTTTGGAGATAGGGACTGGACATACCGCCATGATGGCCCTCATGGCCGCTAAAATATTCAACTGCGAAGTCACGGCTACGGAAATAGATGAAGAGTTTTTCACTTATGCTAAGGACAACATAGAGAGGAACGGCGCAAAGGTTAGGCTAATCAAAAGCAACGGTGGAATAATTCGCGACGTAATTCCTGAGGGAGAGAAGTTTGACGTAATTTTCTCGGCCCCTCCTTACTACGATAAACCGACGAGGGGAGTTTTAACGTATAGGGAAGGTGTTGGTGGAGGAAAATACGGGGAGAGGTTTTCGATTAAGCTTCTTAAGGAAGCATATGATTATCTCAGCAAAGACGGGAAGGTTGCTCTTTTCCTTCCGGATAAAGAACCGTTGATAGTGGTCGTGGCAGAAAAGGGAAAAGAAATTGGCTATCTAGTTAGGGATGTAAGGTTCAAAGTTGGGACGCGTTGGAGGCATAGCTTAATATTCCTCAGGGCATAAAGACTTAGGGGATACGAAGTGAAGCGTGCGTGGAGTAAGATTGCTATTTTCCTGGTGCTAATTATGGTAATTCCTGGGGTTAAGGCGTTGAATCCTGTTGAAGGCCGAGTAGTTGTGATTGCCTTAATCCAAAACGGAAGTGATTCCTATGTAACGGCAGCATTCTTAACGAATTCCTCGGGAGGGAACGTTGTTTATAAAGGTCTGGTTAAGCTTATCGAGATTGAGGATCTCGGTAAAAATGTTAGAATAAAGGTTCAGCTTAACTTAACCGATGCGGAACCTTATTTAGAAAACCTTGTGAAAATGGATTTTCTAAATGAAAAAGCCCTCAGAAGGGTTATCTTTATGGACTTTTTGGTTGACAAGGAAGACAACACGTTTAACATGAATGGAACAAGGGTTCTATTTCCTTTCCTTCTAGTAGAGGAAAATGTGAAGCCCTTTCACATCTTTGAACCCTTAAGGAAAGAGAAACTTAACGTTGTGGGTTCAGATGTTGTAGATGCCACGAAATTTTACTCTCCTAGAACCTTCAGCTACACATTTTGCTCCGGTAGCATCGGAACTAGGAACGTTACATGCGATCCTTCAATTAAGTTGAACTACGCTGACATAATAGCGAAGTCCAACTATGTGATTGAAGCTAATTTGTTCTTCCCGAATGATCCTTTTGGCATCTATAATGGCCCAGTGTTGCTGAGCTTTCAGATAAATTCCTCTGAATTGAATGAACCATTAATGGAAAATGGGCAGAATTGGGGGCCTTATCTAGTGGTGTTCCTCTTTTTCCTACTGGGAATTGGAGCATTCAAAATGAAGCGATAAGGAAAGGAAATCCGACCGTGGGCGTTTCATCATCAATCAGTGGAGGTGCTTTCTCTTCATCTCCCTACTTACCCTCGATTAGATCCTTACAATTCTCGCAGACCCAGATCTCGCGCCCCTCGTAGTGAACCTTATACAGAGGCCCGTACTGACCACAGAGCTCGCATATCCCGTAAACTTCTGGCTCCTCCTTACTTATCTCTTCCTCTTCTTCATTATTTTGAGATGCGAGTGCTGAGAGTAAATCAGCGGCAGTTACAAACCCTATTGGCTTTCCAAACTTGGTAACGAGTATTCTCCTAACACCCTTCTCGGTCATGAGGTCTATAGCATCTTGAACATCGTAGTCATATTCTATCTTGACAGGGTTCTTCGTCATTATCTCCTCTACCTTAACTTCCTTCGGATCCTTCCCCTTGGCAACGACCTTATCGAGAATGTCCCTTTCAGTGACTATTCCGAGGACTTCATCTTTGTCCATTACAACGGCGCTTCCAACCTTATTCTTTGAAAGGATCCTCGCAACCCTATGTACACTATCGCTCGGCTTGACAACGACGGCCTTTCTCTTGACAACCTGCTCCACTAGTATCTTTGTTGCCATGCTTATCCCTCCTTTCAAAGGCAGTTACCTAAAGAAACTTAAAAATATTATGCGACACCAGGCATGGTGGTAGGGTGAGGAAGAAGGGTCCCGTTGTCCTGGGTAGGTTCTGGATATATTGGTGTGAGAAGTGTAACGTTCCCCTGATTAGCGAGAAGTGTAGCGTTCACGGTGAAGATGGCGTATTTAAGATAACTCTAACTCCTCCTGGGGATGTTAGGTTTGCCTTTGAGAGGGATATCGAGCTGATAAGAGCTGTCTTTTTGGAGCACTATGGCGTTGACATTAAAGAGCTAATGGATGGTAAGATCGTCCTTTTGAATAAGATCCCTGGGGAAGATGATAGTTATGAGATAATATTCGATGGCTTCATCTTCGGGATAATCTCCTTTGACCCTAGGAGTTTAAAGTGGAGGCCAGGGCTTAAGGAGGAAGGTGCAAGACTTCTGTGGGAAAAGTTTGGGAAAAGAATGAAGAAGTGGGTGATAATAGATAGGGGAGCCGTTGAGCCGGTAAAGAATGGCGCTAATGTTCTTCCAGTTGGGATAATTGAAGCTGAAGAAAGTATTAGGAGGAATGATGAGGTAATAGTGGTTTCCGAGGATGGAGAAGTTGTTGGAGTTGGGATAGCAAAGAAAGATTACGAAGAGTTAATAAACCCAAGTTCACGGGGAACGGGCATTAAAATGAAGAGAAAGGCAAAGGGAAGCGGCAGGAGGACGAATGGTAAGAAAGCTAAGATAGAAGACGTTATAAGGGCGAACTCCCAAGCCTTAGAGGAGAAGGTTAAAGAAGCAAAGGAGTTCATGAGGAAAACTGCTGAAAAGTTTAAATTACCTGTTTCTGTAGCGTTCTCGGGCGGAAAGGATAGCTTGGCCGTTTTAGGTTTGGCCCTCGAGGAATTCGATGAATTTACGGTTTTTTTCAACAACACGGGAATAGAATTCCCGGAGACTGTGGAGTACGTTGAGTCCCTTAGGAAGGAGCTTGAACCTAAAGGGGTTAGATTCATAGTTGCGGATGCTGGGGATGCCTTTTGGAGGGCCGTAAATATTTTCTCACCCCCAGGAATGGACTATAGATGGTGTTGTAAGGTAACCAAGCTCGGCCCGATAACTTTAGCAATAAAGAGGCACTTTCCCCAGGGAGTTCTGATGTTCGTCGGTCAGAGAAAGTTTGAGAGCTTCAAGAGGTACAAGCAGGGTAGGGTTTGGAGAAATTCCTGGGTTCCGAATGAGATAGGTGCGGCCCCTATTTTCCACTGGACGGCTTTGGAGGTTTGGCTCTATATCTTCTCCAGGAAACTTAGGTACAATCCCCTCTACGAGAGGGGTATAGACAGGATAGGCTGCTTCCTATGCCCAAGTCAATCGCTCGCGGAAATTGAAAGACTCAAGAAGGAAAAGCCTGAATTATGGAGCAAATGGGAGAAGGAACTTGAAAAGTGGAGGAAAAAGCTGAATTTGCCTAAAGAGTGGATTGAATATGGATTCTGGCGCTGGAGGAAACTGGGTAAAAGGGAAGTAGCGCTTGCTAAAGATCTGGGTGTTGAAATTCCCAGGGAGAGGAAGTGGGACGTAATCGAGTTCAGTATCGAGGAGGAAGGTGAGAGTTTTATCGTGAGGCCATCCACTAGGATAAACCTAAGGAGGATAAGGGAAGTTGCTCCAATTCTGGGGGAGGTTGAGGAAGGGTCTAATTATCTAAAAGCAGGGAAAAACCTGTTCGATGCAGAAAAGAATATAATAGTCTCCCCTTCCCATGAGGAAGCTATAGCTTCGATGTTCTTACTCAAGAGGGCCTATGAGTGCGTTGGATGTGGGGTTTGCGTAACTTCCTGTCCAGAAAATGCCATATTCATAGACGAGAAGAGGAAGAAAGCGGTCGTGATTGCCGAGAGATGTACGCACTGTAGGGAGTGCATGAACTCTTGTCCATTGGTCGTTATTCAGGGAATAGACAGAATTCTCTAATTGTTAATTTGTCAAAATTATTTAAAATTTTTGGACTTTTGGCATTTGTATTTAATCTATCTGTCTCTTTTTTGATAAAATCACAAAATTTTAGGCATAAGAGACATAAATATCAACAATATTCTGACGATTAGGTGGAAAAAATGAATGCTGTTGAAATAATATCTAGAGATATATATAAAGCTATTGACATTCAGACAAAGATACTTGACTATATGACGAAGTTTTTCACGGACAGGGGCTTCAAGTGGCTACTGCCCATAATGCTAAGTCCAATAACGGATCCATTGTGGCCAGATCCGGCTGGGGAAGGTATTAGGCCGGCTGAGGTTGACGTCTATGGTGTTAGGATGAGGCTAACCCATAGCATGATACTTCATAAGCAACTAGCCATAGCAATGGGGCTAGAGAAGATCTTCGTGCTTTCACCGAACATTAGGCTCGAGAGCAGGAGAAAGGACGATGGAAGGCATTCATACGAATTTACTCAGCTTGACTTTGAAATTGAAGGGGCAAAAATGAAAGACGTAATGAGGCTAATAGAAGAGCTGATATATGGCCTATTCAGAAAGGCCGAGGAGTGGACTGGAAGGGAGTTTCCAAGGGCTAGGCACTTCAAAGTCTACGACTATAAAGATATCCTTGAAGAATTCGGAAGTGATGAGAAGGCTAGCATGGAAATGGAGGAACCATTTTGGATAGTAAACATACCCAGGGAGTTCTACGATAGGGAGGAAAACGGCGTTTGGAAGAACTACGATCTAATACTTCCCTATGGATACGGGGAGGTCTCTAGCGGAGGAGAGAGGGAATGGGAGTACGAGAAGATAGTGGCTAAGATAAGAGCTGCCGGTCTCAAAGAGGACTCGTTTAGGCCTTACCTCGAGATAGCAAGAGCTGGAAAGCTTAAACCAAGTGCCGGAGCTGGTATAGGGGTTGAAAGGCTTGTGAGATTCATTGTTGGTGCTAAACATATAGCCGAGGTTCAGCCATTTCCAAGGGTTCCAGGGATTCCGGCAGTCATTTAGAAATTTTTAAAAATTTTCCATTCCACTTTTTTGGAGGGAAACCATGAAGGCGTTTCCAGCTTACCTAGCCTCCTGGGACGATATAGAGGAGTGGGCGAAGGCGGGCGCATGGAAGGTCCTTGAAAGTGGCTGGATGCCAGATGTTGTAGTAGGCTTGGCAAGGGGTGGATGGATAGCGGCGAGGCTCTATTGTGATTATTTAGGAGTTAAGGACTTGGTCAGCATAAAGGTTGAGCACTGGGGGATTACGGCAACTCCAGATGGTAGGGCGAGGTTGAAGTACGGTGCCCAATATGACTTCGAGGGCAAGAAAGTTCTCATAGTGGACGATATAACGGATACGGGTGAAAGCATGAGCTTGGCCTATGAGTACATGAAATCAAGGAATCCAGCTGAGATAAGAACGGCGACGCTTCTAAACATAAAGGGCTCAAAGTTCGTTCCAGATTACTACGCTAAGGACATCGATTGGGCTTGGATAATCTTCCCATGGAATTTCGTCGAAGACATGATAAACTTGACGAATAACCTATTCGAGGAGAAGGAAAGGTTGACGACCGAGGAGATTATATCCCTATTCAAGGAGCTTCACGGGATAGAGGTGCCGAAAGAAAAGCTTGAAGAAGCCCTTAAGATGGCAGAAAAGAGGAACATTTTTAAGTTTGAAAACGGCTTCTGGGTCAAGGTGTAGAACTTGGACAAGAGGAAAACGATTGAGGATATAAAATCGCACAGCAACTACTCAAGGGAAATGTACGAGATGAACAAGGAGGAGATTGAAAAGGCCCTTGATTCTTACAATGAGCTTAAAGAAGCTTACCTTGAGGATCACCCAAGGGCCAGGCTTATCAGGATAGTCGTCAACGAGGAAAACGATCTACCGCTAGCGATGGAATTTCATAGGAAGGATGACTCATTCAAGGGCTTCACTATAGCGATAGGAAAACCGTACGTGAAAAGGAAAGAAAAGTAGTTCATTCTTTTCTTTCACACAATTCTAGCAGAACTCCCGTGACGCTCTTTGGGTGAACAAAGGCTATTTTTGCTCCCCCTGCCCCGATTCTAGGTTCTTCGTCTATCAGCCTGTATCCCTTTTCCTTGAGTTCCTTGAGCTTTTCCTCTATGTTCTCGACTCCAATTGCTAGGTGGTGTATCCCTTCTCCCCTTTTCTCTATGAACTTCGCTATTGGGGAATCTTCGCTCGTAGCTTCCAGGAGCTCTATCCTGCTCTCCCCAACCTTTATAACTGCCACCTTAACCTTTTGGTCTGGCACTTCTTCAACCTCTTCAACCTTAAATCCAAGCCCTTCCCAAACCTTAATAGCCTCTTCTAAATTCTTAACGGCTATACCCACGTGATCAATTTTCTTGAACACTTAAACCACCTCCAATTATTTCTTTGAGTATCATATCCGCGGCCGAATACGGGTCTATATCTTTTTGAGAGACCCTCCTTATAATCTCTTCGAACTCTCCCCTCTTTATTGATGCCTCGACTTTCCCGGCGATTATTCCAGAAACTATAGTTTTGATCTCCTCCTCAATTCTCTTCCTTCTCTTCTCTTTTAATCTCCCAGATCTCTCCAAGAATTCCCTATGTTCCTTGATCTTATCCCACAGCTCTTTAATTCCCTTATTCATGGTTGCCACCGTCTCCACAACCGGAGGTCTCCATCCTAGCTCTCTCCATTTATCACTCTCTAAATCAAGGGCCAAATTTAGTTCAAAGTACGTTGCGTCGGCTCCTTCCTTGTCAGCCTTGTTTATGACGAATATATCGGCTATTTCCATGAGTCCAGCCTTTATAGTTTGGACGTCATCCCCTAATCCTGGGACTGTGACGAGTACTACCGTATCGGCTGTTTTAACTATGTCAACCTCAACTTGGCCTACTCCCACGGTTTCAACGAATATTACATCGCAACCATAAGCATCAAGAACCTTTATTGCGTCGTTCGTTGCCTTGGCAAGCCCT belongs to Pyrococcus abyssi GE5 and includes:
- a CDS encoding RlmF-related methyltransferase, whose protein sequence is MPSWKDGKLGLPIRDALQIFPELREYVDEKGRLDFSNRRARILYNKAIAKAIFGLDIEYHPRGLVTTPISRYIFLKTFLRGGERVLEIGTGHTAMMALMAAKIFNCEVTATEIDEEFFTYAKDNIERNGAKVRLIKSNGGIIRDVIPEGEKFDVIFSAPPYYDKPTRGVLTYREGVGGGKYGERFSIKLLKEAYDYLSKDGKVALFLPDKEPLIVVVAEKGKEIGYLVRDVRFKVGTRWRHSLIFLRA
- a CDS encoding CBS domain-containing protein; the protein is MATKILVEQVVKRKAVVVKPSDSVHRVARILSKNKVGSAVVMDKDEVLGIVTERDILDKVVAKGKDPKEVKVEEIMTKNPVKIEYDYDVQDAIDLMTEKGVRRILVTKFGKPIGFVTAADLLSALASQNNEEEEEISKEEPEVYGICELCGQYGPLYKVHYEGREIWVCENCKDLIEGK
- a CDS encoding phosphoadenosine phosphosulfate reductase domain-containing protein; this translates as MRKKGPVVLGRFWIYWCEKCNVPLISEKCSVHGEDGVFKITLTPPGDVRFAFERDIELIRAVFLEHYGVDIKELMDGKIVLLNKIPGEDDSYEIIFDGFIFGIISFDPRSLKWRPGLKEEGARLLWEKFGKRMKKWVIIDRGAVEPVKNGANVLPVGIIEAEESIRRNDEVIVVSEDGEVVGVGIAKKDYEELINPSSRGTGIKMKRKAKGSGRRTNGKKAKIEDVIRANSQALEEKVKEAKEFMRKTAEKFKLPVSVAFSGGKDSLAVLGLALEEFDEFTVFFNNTGIEFPETVEYVESLRKELEPKGVRFIVADAGDAFWRAVNIFSPPGMDYRWCCKVTKLGPITLAIKRHFPQGVLMFVGQRKFESFKRYKQGRVWRNSWVPNEIGAAPIFHWTALEVWLYIFSRKLRYNPLYERGIDRIGCFLCPSQSLAEIERLKKEKPELWSKWEKELEKWRKKLNLPKEWIEYGFWRWRKLGKREVALAKDLGVEIPRERKWDVIEFSIEEEGESFIVRPSTRINLRRIREVAPILGEVEEGSNYLKAGKNLFDAEKNIIVSPSHEEAIASMFLLKRAYECVGCGVCVTSCPENAIFIDEKRKKAVVIAERCTHCRECMNSCPLVVIQGIDRIL
- a CDS encoding asparagine synthetase A, encoding MNAVEIISRDIYKAIDIQTKILDYMTKFFTDRGFKWLLPIMLSPITDPLWPDPAGEGIRPAEVDVYGVRMRLTHSMILHKQLAIAMGLEKIFVLSPNIRLESRRKDDGRHSYEFTQLDFEIEGAKMKDVMRLIEELIYGLFRKAEEWTGREFPRARHFKVYDYKDILEEFGSDEKASMEMEEPFWIVNIPREFYDREENGVWKNYDLILPYGYGEVSSGGEREWEYEKIVAKIRAAGLKEDSFRPYLEIARAGKLKPSAGAGIGVERLVRFIVGAKHIAEVQPFPRVPGIPAVI
- a CDS encoding phosphoribosyltransferase, translated to MKAFPAYLASWDDIEEWAKAGAWKVLESGWMPDVVVGLARGGWIAARLYCDYLGVKDLVSIKVEHWGITATPDGRARLKYGAQYDFEGKKVLIVDDITDTGESMSLAYEYMKSRNPAEIRTATLLNIKGSKFVPDYYAKDIDWAWIIFPWNFVEDMINLTNNLFEEKERLTTEEIISLFKELHGIEVPKEKLEEALKMAEKRNIFKFENGFWVKV
- the mce gene encoding methylmalonyl-CoA epimerase, producing the protein MFKKIDHVGIAVKNLEEAIKVWEGLGFKVEEVEEVPDQKVKVAVIKVGESRIELLEATSEDSPIAKFIEKRGEGIHHLAIGVENIEEKLKELKEKGYRLIDEEPRIGAGGAKIAFVHPKSVTGVLLELCERKE
- the meaB gene encoding methylmalonyl Co-A mutase-associated GTPase MeaB — encoded protein: MIDELIERMKKGDRRATARLITLVENDEEKAREIIRKIYPLTGNAYIVGITGPPGAGKSTLLDKLIKEARKEGLIVGVIAIDPTSPFTGGALLGDRIRMQRHSTDPGVFIRSMATRGSLGGLAKATNDAIKVLDAYGCDVIFVETVGVGQVEVDIVKTADTVVLVTVPGLGDDVQTIKAGLMEIADIFVINKADKEGADATYFELNLALDLESDKWRELGWRPPVVETVATMNKGIKELWDKIKEHREFLERSGRLKEKRRKRIEEEIKTIVSGIIAGKVEASIKRGEFEEIIRRVSQKDIDPYSAADMILKEIIGGGLSVQEN